A region of the Vicinamibacteria bacterium genome:
CGGCGGGAGCGTCATTCGACCGATCAAGACGACCGTGGCCGCGAGCGCAATGAGGACCAGCGCGAGTCCGAGAGCGAGCGCGTACCCCGCGGCGCCTTGCGCCGAACGCTGAATCACCACGGCAACCCCGACGCGCGTTTCTCGAGCGGTGGGTAGCGGCGGGCGATAGTTGATCGGACCGGCCACGAAGGACTCACCCGCTCGCGTCTGGCCCGACCGGATGCTCCTCACACTCTGTGGCGGCACGTCGAGCCCATCGATCGACAAGACCTCGCCCTCCCGGGATGCCGGTGCGACGATCTTTCCCGTCGTGTCCAGGACGAAGGCCCCGCTCACGCCCGGAGCCTGTTCGACCATCCCGACCGAGGCGTCCTCGGGCCTTCCCTCCCCGAGCGGCGCCCCGTTGAGTGCGGCCAGGAGCTCCATGAGAGCTCGTCCCCTCGCTTGAGATTCCTCGTTCAGCGCGCGCCTCGAGGTGCTATAGAGGGGTACCACGAGAACGACCGTGGTGAACAAGACGAGCAACGATATGGCGACGGCGAACCGCGGCGTCCAGCCACCAGCAGCTGGAGTACGCGCCCGCCAGGAAACGTTCGAAAGGCTCTCCGAGGAGAAGTGTTCGTCACCGCCTGTCGGCGCTCGTTCCCTCGCACCATCTTTCTCGTCGCGAAACACGACGGTTCCGCTTTCGGGCCTTTCGGGTGCCAGCGCGCCGGGAAGGGGCGCGCTTCGCGCAACGGGCGGCCGACCCTCCGGCCTCTGAAGGGTTTCTTCGTTCTCCTCGAACGCGTCGAGGGGAAGCGCACGCGTCGATGAGTCCTCGACGAAGCCAAAAGCCGTCCCTTGCCCGGACAGAAGCTGGGTCGAGGAGTCCTCGGAAGAAGAGCCGCCCGATCGGCTCTCGTAATCGCTCGGCAGGAGCTGAGTCGACGAGTCGTCGGACGGCCGGGCCTCCTCCTCGGTCGCGAGAATGCGTGTCGACGAGTCGTCGGGATCGGAAGGATCTCCAGGCAATCGCGGCTCTTCCGACGATTCGCCGGCACCAAGGACTACGGTCGCCGTCTCGTCCGAGCCCGGGCTTCCTAGGTAGACAGTGGGCTCATCGCCCGCCCTGTCGGTCTCGTCCTCGTGTACGAAACTGATGAGCACGTCTCCGACTCGAATCTCGTCTCCCGATACCAGCGCCCGTCGATCGATGCGTTCCTCGTTCACCCAGCTGCCGTTACGGCTCCCGAGATCAAGGATTCGGAAACCCGTGGCGTCCGGTTCGATGCAGGCATGGCGGCGCGAAAGCTTTCGGTCGGCGAAGAAGAGGTGACATTCCGGATCGCGGCCGATCACGACGGGGATCTCACCGAGCTCGTGCTCGGTTCGAATGTCGCCGTGCCGGATGATCAGCTTGCCCAAGACGATCGCTCCCGATTCCCCCGGATACGAGTCGACCCCGAGCGAGGACGGGCCGTCGCCGCTTCGACGGGGCCGGCGAAGGCGCGCGTGCGGGTAATGTGCCGATTCATTACCGTGCCGACTCGCGCCCGAGCTCCCTGAGTCGCCGTTGGGCGAGAGGCGCGACCTTCGGGCCGTCATTGGACAGCACAGTCGCTTCTTCATGCGCCATCGCCTGGGCGAACAGGCGAGCGGCTTCCTCGCGCTCGCCGAGCCTCAGGTAGGCGAGAGCCGTATGGTACTGGACCGTTCCCAGAGAGATTCCCGCGGTCTCCGGCAGGGTGACCCGTGGAAGATACTCCTTGAGCGCGGTTTCATAGTCCTCGAGCTGCATGTAACAAAGACCGGCGTTAAGCCGCGCGAGGTTCTCGATCTCGGGCTCCACGACCATTCGGTGGCGCAGATCGATGATCGCTTTGTTGTAAAGAAAATCGGCGTCCTTCACCGGGACCTCGAGCGGAGTCGTGCCGACCTCGATGGGAACGGACTCCGTCACCCCGGCACGCGAAACGGTCAGTTCGATACGGCCTCCGGGCTCAGCGACGTGGACCCGGTCGAGTAACTCTCGGGCAAAAGCCACGGGCGTGCCGTCTACTTCCAGCAGGACATCCCCGATCTGGATGCCGGCGGCGGAGGCGGGCCCAGTGGAATCGACGGAGAGCACCGTCGGTCCGGGACGAAGCCGGGTGTCGATGGCGGTCACCCCGATCCAGCTTCCGAAGAGCTTGGTCGGGGTCGACAACTTTTCCACGAACGCCGGAAGGGCCTCTCGGTCCAGGTAGTTCAAGGTATAGCGGTCGGGAGTGATTGAGCCGACCGCGAGGAAATGAAGGACGACGTCCTTGGTGAGCCGCTGCGCCGCGACATAGGGAATCAAGATGGCCTCGACTTCGAGCTCCTCGCCGAGCTTCTCCGACCACTCCCTCCTCGCGTCAGCGGAGGCCTCGGGCGTTGCCTTCCCGGGTACGAAGACTGCCGGGCCTCGTTCGCCGAGCAAATTTCTGACACGTCCCGCTTCGGGAAAGAGCACGTTCATCGCTTGG
Encoded here:
- a CDS encoding FHA domain-containing protein; protein product: MGKLIIRHGDIRTEHELGEIPVVIGRDPECHLFFADRKLSRRHACIEPDATGFRILDLGSRNGSWVNEERIDRRALVSGDEIRVGDVLISFVHEDETDRAGDEPTVYLGSPGSDETATVVLGAGESSEEPRLPGDPSDPDDSSTRILATEEEARPSDDSSTQLLPSDYESRSGGSSSEDSSTQLLSGQGTAFGFVEDSSTRALPLDAFEENEETLQRPEGRPPVARSAPLPGALAPERPESGTVVFRDEKDGARERAPTGGDEHFSSESLSNVSWRARTPAAGGWTPRFAVAISLLVLFTTVVLVVPLYSTSRRALNEESQARGRALMELLAALNGAPLGEGRPEDASVGMVEQAPGVSGAFVLDTTGKIVAPASREGEVLSIDGLDVPPQSVRSIRSGQTRAGESFVAGPINYRPPLPTARETRVGVAVVIQRSAQGAAGYALALGLALVLIALAATVVLIGRMTLPPIEELRRDIESVGRGEGRYVDETRPFQELSDLARAVNRLVDSAARRLSSRGNPPR
- a CDS encoding PDZ domain-containing protein, encoding SVEFPFEAAEPRDYTAQIVKLEESIGRISVTSNPSDAQVFLDGELRGNTPVDLNRVCAGEHRLEVKHATGKYVEDISVGADESLSFECPIRPTLAVLDVVADEAVPARDVADIRERLASELRQLQAMNVLFPEAGRVRNLLGERGPAVFVPGKATPEASADARREWSEKLGEELEVEAILIPYVAAQRLTKDVVLHFLAVGSITPDRYTLNYLDREALPAFVEKLSTPTKLFGSWIGVTAIDTRLRPGPTVLSVDSTGPASAAGIQIGDVLLEVDGTPVAFARELLDRVHVAEPGGRIELTVSRAGVTESVPIEVGTTPLEVPVKDADFLYNKAIIDLRHRMVVEPEIENLARLNAGLCYMQLEDYETALKEYLPRVTLPETAGISLGTVQYHTALAYLRLGEREEAARLFAQAMAHEEATVLSNDGPKVAPLAQRRLRELGRESAR